A stretch of Anaeromyxobacter dehalogenans 2CP-1 DNA encodes these proteins:
- the glmS gene encoding glutamine--fructose-6-phosphate transaminase (isomerizing): protein MCGIVGYVGPRQCVDLIVGGLRKLEYRGYDSAGVAVVGPNGLAVKRAKGKLQNLVALLADAPLAGTTGIGHTRWATHGKPSDENAHPHCYGGVAVVHNGIIENHLELKAALAARGHKFSSETDTEIFAHLIADALAAGARDLRAAVGQALAQVKGTYAIAVVSQQRPEEIVAAKNASPLVVGYGKGESFLASDVPAILEHTREVVYLEEGELAVLTPAGIALYGRDGEPLARKPRKIEWSAVAAEKDGHKHFMHKEIFEQPRAVADTIRGRASLEQGDVALDGMELPADYARSLERIVIVACGTSWHAGLSGRQMIESLARVPVEVELASEFRNRDPLVDERVLCLAISQSGETADTLAAVKIARARGARAYAICNVVGSAISRECDGGTLFTRAGPEIGVASTKAFTTQLAALFLMAVRLGRLRGTLSPERARELLEDLRRVPSWMEQMIRQEAQLMPIAKRCAAARDVLFLGRGSEYPVALEGALKLKEISYIHAEGYAAGEMKHGPIALIDEELPVVVLATREPAYEKTLGNMEEVRARGGQVFAVVTEGDTHAASLAEVAITVPPAPPVLVPLLSIIPLQFLAYHVADLKGTDVDQPRNLAKSVTVE from the coding sequence ATGTGCGGAATCGTTGGTTACGTCGGCCCCCGGCAGTGCGTGGATCTCATCGTGGGTGGTCTCCGGAAGCTCGAGTACCGTGGGTACGACTCGGCGGGCGTGGCGGTGGTCGGGCCGAACGGCCTGGCGGTGAAGCGGGCGAAGGGCAAGCTGCAGAACCTGGTGGCGCTGCTCGCCGACGCGCCGCTCGCCGGCACGACCGGCATCGGCCACACCCGCTGGGCGACCCACGGCAAGCCCTCGGACGAGAACGCGCACCCGCACTGCTACGGCGGGGTCGCGGTGGTCCACAACGGGATCATCGAGAACCACCTCGAGCTGAAGGCGGCGCTGGCCGCGCGCGGCCACAAGTTCTCGTCGGAGACCGACACCGAGATCTTCGCGCACCTCATCGCGGACGCGCTCGCCGCCGGCGCGCGCGACCTGCGCGCTGCCGTGGGCCAGGCGCTCGCGCAGGTGAAGGGCACGTACGCCATCGCGGTGGTCTCGCAGCAGCGGCCGGAGGAGATCGTCGCCGCCAAGAACGCCTCGCCGCTGGTGGTGGGCTACGGCAAGGGCGAGAGCTTCCTCGCCTCCGACGTGCCCGCCATCCTCGAGCACACGCGCGAGGTGGTCTACCTGGAGGAGGGCGAGCTGGCGGTGCTCACCCCCGCCGGCATCGCGCTGTACGGGCGCGACGGCGAGCCGCTCGCGCGCAAGCCGCGCAAGATCGAGTGGAGCGCGGTGGCCGCCGAGAAGGACGGCCACAAGCACTTCATGCACAAGGAGATCTTCGAGCAGCCGCGGGCGGTGGCAGACACCATCCGCGGGCGCGCCTCGCTGGAGCAGGGCGACGTGGCGCTCGACGGCATGGAGCTGCCCGCGGACTACGCCCGCTCGCTCGAGCGGATCGTGATCGTCGCCTGCGGCACCTCCTGGCACGCCGGCCTGTCCGGGCGCCAGATGATCGAGTCGCTGGCGCGCGTGCCGGTCGAGGTCGAGCTGGCGAGCGAGTTCCGCAACCGCGATCCGCTGGTCGACGAGCGGGTGCTGTGCCTCGCCATCTCGCAGTCGGGCGAGACCGCCGACACGCTCGCCGCGGTGAAGATCGCCCGCGCCCGCGGCGCCCGCGCCTACGCCATCTGCAACGTGGTGGGCTCGGCCATCAGCCGCGAGTGCGACGGCGGCACGCTGTTCACCCGCGCCGGCCCGGAGATCGGCGTCGCCTCGACGAAGGCGTTCACCACCCAGCTCGCCGCGCTGTTCCTCATGGCGGTCCGGCTCGGCCGGCTGCGCGGCACGCTGTCGCCGGAGCGCGCCCGCGAGCTGCTCGAGGACCTGCGTCGCGTGCCCTCCTGGATGGAGCAGATGATCCGCCAGGAGGCGCAGCTCATGCCCATCGCCAAGCGCTGCGCCGCCGCGCGCGACGTGCTCTTCCTCGGCCGCGGCAGCGAGTACCCGGTGGCGCTGGAGGGCGCGCTCAAGCTGAAGGAGATCTCGTACATCCACGCCGAGGGTTACGCCGCCGGCGAGATGAAGCACGGCCCCATCGCGCTCATCGACGAGGAGCTGCCGGTGGTGGTGCTGGCGACGCGCGAGCCGGCGTACGAGAAGACGCTCGGCAACATGGAGGAGGTGCGCGCCCGCGGCGGCCAGGTGTTCGCCGTCGTGACCGAGGGCGACACGCACGCCGCCAGCCTGGCCGAGGTGGCGATCACCGTCCCGCCCGCGCCGCCGGTGCTCGTGCCGCTCCTGTCGATCATCCCGCTCCAGTTCCTCGCCTACCACGTGGCCGACCTGAAGGGCACCGACGTGGACCAGCCGCGGAACCTCGCGAAGAGCGTGACGGTCGAGTAG
- the thpR gene encoding RNA 2',3'-cyclic phosphodiesterase produces the protein MVTRRLFVALEPADAVRRRIGAASDALRAAAGRAAGDVRWVAPDGVHLTLQFLGAVPEERVEAVRAAVEAAAAGARPMALEVSGAGGFPNARRPRVVWLGLGGDVAALSALVADLGARLAPLGFAPESRPFSPHLTLGRARDPRGAPGLGGALAAQAHADGFGWRATELVLFESHLSPRGARYEAVLRAPLGGG, from the coding sequence GTGGTCACCCGCCGCCTGTTCGTGGCCCTCGAGCCCGCCGACGCCGTGCGACGCCGCATCGGCGCCGCGTCGGACGCGCTCCGCGCGGCGGCCGGGCGCGCGGCCGGCGACGTCCGCTGGGTGGCGCCCGACGGCGTGCACCTGACCTTGCAGTTCCTGGGGGCGGTGCCCGAGGAGCGGGTGGAGGCGGTGCGCGCCGCGGTCGAGGCGGCCGCCGCCGGCGCCCGGCCCATGGCGCTCGAGGTGAGCGGCGCGGGCGGCTTCCCCAACGCGCGCCGCCCGCGGGTGGTCTGGCTCGGGCTCGGCGGCGACGTGGCCGCGCTGTCGGCGCTGGTGGCCGACCTCGGCGCCCGGCTCGCGCCGCTCGGCTTCGCGCCCGAGTCGCGCCCGTTCTCGCCGCACCTCACGCTGGGCCGCGCGCGGGATCCGCGCGGCGCCCCGGGGCTCGGCGGCGCGCTCGCCGCGCAGGCGCACGCCGACGGCTTCGGCTGGCGCGCGACCGAGCTGGTGCTGTTCGAATCGCACCTCTCGCCGAGGGGCGCCCGCTACGAGGCCGTGCTGCGCGCCCCGCTCGGCGGCGGGTAG